In Magnolia sinica isolate HGM2019 chromosome 12, MsV1, whole genome shotgun sequence, a single genomic region encodes these proteins:
- the LOC131220091 gene encoding uncharacterized protein LOC131220091, translating to MSWMKSDDRQASSKLASELVVNRIKQRMGLRPKDIIVAMQDKYNIVINYNKAWRAKEIAIDRAMRFERCFVALGQCVRSFQTSLRRVLAIDGMHLKGKYKGILFVATALDGDNHIFPIAFGIGESENSNSWNWFLTYLNDSLGNLPGLIIISDHHKSLMKEVPQAVKTCRRADFDKFMHHIELANPPVHAWLREIGYEKWASSHFPGKRFNLVTTNTVECVNALFKEAREYPVTMLIETVRLKIQEMFCKRRELASSFVGPLTPWAEKQIKDLIPKARDVRCHAISQDEYYIVGDYNDTVKLNKLSCTCREFEVKGLACFHVLSACINYNLLHYSYCSPLYTARNYQITYENSVYPVRDKSQWEISPAFKEYYLRIWPPLQMRSAGRPKKARILSRGEERTTKICGRCKQAGHNRRSCKFPIPSK from the exons atgtcatggatgaagagtgatGATCGACAAGCAAGCAGTAAGCTGGCCAGCGAACTGGTTGTCAATCGCATTAAGCAACGCATGGGGTTAAGGCCGAAGGACATAATAGTCGCAATGCAAGATAAGTATAATATTGTTATTAACTATAATAAGGCATGGCGCGCTAAAGAGATTGCAATCGATCgc GCGATGAGGTTtgagagatgttttgttgcgctcGGACAGTGTGTTAGAAGTTTTCAAACATCTCTGCGAAGGGTCTTGGCTATTGATGGGATGCATTTAAAAGGTAAGTACAAGGGTATTTTGTTTGTTGCTACGGCATTGGATGGTGACAATCACATCTTTCCAATCGCTTTTGGTATCGGAGAATCAGAGAATAGCAACAGTTGGAACTGGTTCCTTACATACCTCAACGATTCGTTAGGGAATTTACCTGGTCTTATTATCATATCAGACCATCATAAAAGTCTGATGAAAGAAGTTCCACAG GCTGTAAAGACTTGTAGGAGGGCTGATTTCGATAAATTCATGCATCATATCGAACTTGCCAACCccccagtacatgcatggctAAGGGAAATAGGTTATGAAAAGTGGGCATCTTCGCATTTCCCAGGAAAAAGGTTCAATTTGGTGACTACAAACACAGTTGAGTGTGTTAACGCTCTATTCAAAGAAGCACGAGAATATCCAGTGACTATGCTGATAGAGACGGTCAGATTGAAAATTCAAGAGATGTTTTGTAAAAGAAGAGAATTAGCCTCATCATTTGTTGGACCGTTGACACCGTGGGCTGAGAAACAAATAAAGGATCTCATACCGAAGGCACGAGATGTTCGTTGCCACGCAATTTCCCAAGATGAATACTATATTGTGGGAGACTACAATGATACCGTCAAACTCAATaagctttcatgtacatgtcgcgagtttgaaGTAAAGGGTTTAGcttgttttcatgttctttcagcatgtataaactacaatctTCTTCATTACTCGTATTGCTCCCCGTTGTACACGGCGAGGAATTATCAGATCACCTATGAAAATTCGGTGTACCCAGTACGGGACAAAAGTCAATGGGAAATTTCTCCTGCATTCAAGGAGTACTATTTGAGAATCTGGCCCCCGCTACAGATGAGGTCAGCTGGAAGACCAAAGAAGGCACGGATCCTTTCCCGTGGAGAGGAACGAACTACAAAAATATGCGGACGTTGCAAACAAGCGGGTCATAATCGTCGGAGCTGCAAATTTCCAATACCTTCAAAATAA
- the LOC131221427 gene encoding polyphenol oxidase, chloroplastic-like — protein sequence MASLLNTLQLSSSPSSSHHQRWKHRIYPASIGINRHLRSCLPNITSCNAIRDENHREGASGNIDRRNMLIGIGGLYTATGLGTLPTAIGAPVSPPDLSKCGPADLPTGATPTNCCPPFDQKIIDFKLPSPSTPMRTRPAAHLVDREYVDKYKKAIALMKALPSDDPRNFTQQANVHCAYCDGAYDQIGFPDLELQVHNCWLFLPWHRYYLYFFEKILGKLIGDSTFALPFWNWDAPKGMTLPAIYADSNSPLYDKLRDAKHQPPTVIDLNYDLTDPTNTEEQRISDNLNIMYRQVVGAKTAQLFMGATYRAGDAPDPGAGTLENVPHGPVHIWTGDRNQPNIENMGNFYSAGRDPIFFAHHSNVDRLWNVWKGLGGKRKDFTDSDWLNSAFLFYDENSQLVRVKIRDCLDSTNLRYTYQPVDNPWINARPTSVKAKVSAATAAVKKSEFPRALDSVIKTRVDRPKKSRSKKEKEDEEEVLVIDQIELERDTFVKFDVFINVEDENSTGPSATEFVGSFVNVPHKHGKKTTKLKTCFRLGITDVLDDLGADADDDVVVTLVPRQGKDVISIGRIRIELIS from the exons ATGGCGTCTCTCCTCAACACCCTCCAACTCTCCTCCTCTCCCTCCTCCTCCCACCACCAGCGATGGAAGCACCGTATATATCCTGCTTCCATCGGCATTAACAGACACCTTCGCAGCTGCCTTCCAAACATTACATCATGCAATGCTATCAGAGATGAAAACCATAGAGAAGGAGCGTCGGGAAATATCGACAGGAGAAACATGCTCATCGGCATTGGAGGCTTGTACACCGCCACTGGCCTCGGTACCCTACCAACAGCTATCGGAGCTCCAGTATCTCCGCCCGACTTATCCAAGTGCGGGCCCGCAGATCTACCGACCGGTGCAACCCCGACGAATTGTTGCCCGCCCTTTGATCAGAAGATCATAGACTTCAAGCTTCCATCGCCTTCAACACCCATGCGCACGCGGCCTGCGGCCCACTTGGTGGACCGTGAGTATGTAGACAAGTACAAGAAGGCCATTGCACTCATGAAGGCTCTACCCTCCGATGACCCACGGAATTTTACGCAGCAGGCCAATGTGCACTGCGCCTACTGCGATGGCGCCTACGATCAGATCGGCTTTCCCGACTTGGAGCTTCAG GTGCACAACTGCTGGCTATTCTTGCCATGGCACCGCTACTATCTCTACTTCTTCGAGAAGATACTCGGCAAGTTGATCGGCGACAGCACATTCGCTCTTCCATTCTGGAACTGGGACGCTCCCAAAGGCATGACACTTCCTGCCATTTACGCTGACTCGAATTCGCCCCTCTACGACAAGCTCCGGGACGCCAAGCACCAGCCACCGACGGTGATAGACCTCAACTACGACTTAACAGATCCCACCAACACCGAAGAGCAACGGATATCTGACAACCTCAATATCATGTACCGACAGGTGGTCGGTGCCAAGACAGCCCAGCTCTTCATGGGTGCTACCTACAGGGCCGGGGACGCTCCTGACCCTGGCGCCGGTACCTTGGAGAACGTCCCACACGGACCAGTCCACATCTGGACTGGCGACCGCAACCAGCCTAACATAGAAAACATGGGCAACTTCTACTCGGCGGGCCGTGACCCTATCTTCTTCGCCCATCACTCGAATGTCGATCGGTTGTGGAATGTATGGAAAGGGTTGGGAGGAAAGCGGAAGGACTTCACTGACTCGGATTGGTTAAACTCGGCCTTCCTCTTTTACGACGAGAACTCCCAGCTCGTGAGGGTGAAGATTCGCGACTGCCTGGATTCGACAAATCTCAGATACACATACCAACCAGTCGATAACCCTTGGATTAATGCCCGCCCTACTTCGGTTAAAGCCAAGGTATCCGCTGCAACAGCAGCCGTGAAGAAGAGCGAATTCCCTCGAGCTCTTGACTCGGTCATCAAAACCCGAGTTGATAGGCCGAAGAAGTCTCGTAGCAAGAAGGAAAAGGAGGATGAAGAAGAGGTTCTGGTCATCGATCAGATCGAACTGGAACGAGACACGTTTGTGAAATTCGACGTGTTTATCAACGTCGAGGATGAAAACTCGACGGGTCCTAGCGCGACTGAGTTCGTTGGAAGCTTCGTGAATGTGCCGCACAAGCACGGCAAGAAGACAACGAAGCTGAAGACGTGTTTTAGGTTGGGAATCACGGACGTTCTGGATGACTTGGGTGctgatgcagatgatgacgtggTCGTAACCCTAGTGCCACGTCAGGGGAAGGACGTGATCTCCATTGGACGGATAAGGATAGAATTGATCTCCTAG